The Prosthecodimorpha staleyi genome has a segment encoding these proteins:
- the msrA gene encoding peptide-methionine (S)-S-oxide reductase MsrA yields the protein MFLIDIFNKKLHLPTADGALPGRAAAIPTAETHYVNGHALHGPYPDGMEVAYFALGCFWGAERKFWQAGEGVWTTAVGYQGGVTPNPTYQETCTGMTGHTEVVKVVYDPAKISYAALLKLFWESHDPTQGMRQGNDVGTQYRSAIYTTTEAQAAAAEASKQAYGQALKAAGRGGITTEIAPAPPFYYAEASHQQYLAKNPGGYCGLGGTGVSCPIGTGVDA from the coding sequence ATGTTTCTGATCGACATCTTCAACAAGAAGCTGCATCTGCCGACCGCGGATGGCGCCCTGCCGGGCCGCGCCGCCGCGATCCCGACCGCCGAGACCCATTACGTCAACGGCCATGCGCTGCATGGTCCCTATCCGGACGGGATGGAGGTCGCCTATTTCGCGCTCGGCTGCTTCTGGGGCGCGGAGCGTAAGTTCTGGCAGGCCGGCGAGGGCGTGTGGACGACGGCGGTCGGCTATCAGGGCGGCGTGACGCCGAACCCGACCTACCAGGAGACCTGTACCGGAATGACCGGTCACACAGAGGTCGTGAAAGTCGTCTACGACCCGGCGAAGATCTCCTATGCGGCCCTCCTGAAGCTATTCTGGGAGAGCCATGACCCGACCCAGGGCATGCGCCAAGGCAACGATGTGGGGACGCAGTACCGGTCGGCCATCTACACGACCACCGAGGCTCAGGCCGCCGCCGCCGAGGCGTCGAAGCAAGCCTACGGTCAGGCGTTGAAGGCGGCGGGCCGGGGCGGCATCACCACCGAGATTGCACCGGCGCCACCCTTCTACTATGCCGAGGCCTCCCATCAGCAGTATCTCGCCAAGAATCCCGGAGGCTATTGCGGCCTCGGCGGCACAGGCGTTTCCTGTCCGATCGGAACCGGAGTCGACGCCTGA
- a CDS encoding DUF4011 domain-containing protein, which yields MPPTDDQQRSTRLYFGLRERLLDLSSRNRMLNYPVGSRSRRQVVIVDEIMEDVHRLLVSDGVTLDLEPLPRPQDAPDDEETADFRTALDHARVGDAVHIAESLAIEAAGRDDDAALAMLDRALRDRVRVELGLPQRDRRVETDRLAQARRLGIEPNPDLPAAGYKPSHTDRNLQTLKYPDELDATLDRICADASLAEQETGQSDLYLAFGFLQRFESDSSERKLLAPLVLLPVRIEARTTDSGRTWSVLAIGAAEINASLARLMERDFGLSLPEFETDEDGTGSIEAYLEQVRIAIELMRRWQVRRTMVLGHFPVGRLAMYADLDPTAWSHPPAGRRLVDTVLAGTDEGRWDAEASVLSDHPIDDPDAETVVPYLIHDADASQHNVLVDATRGRDLVVQGGPGTGKSQTIANIVANALGSGKTVLVLAEKQGALETVRRQLDAAGLGDFCLSLHSERASPQRVVDALRRRAELGWGRAPRAQPILRDATMDESRRELDRYVEALHQEGDDGRTPYELIWNAIAGQNRHADVIQALRRVSLPKSLLDSGMRILEAVGKLEVYAAAAESFARDYGHPALSPWSQTVLADISAADIGRLKDLLGEMLAATGALCDIAEEAAAFGARSIADLQSIVTADRMLGVPPDTLSQPERFVDLDHDDVFRIAGLREKLKQVDAELAARPKVAGIPLEVLARASAMVTAGLDGRLLDLNPDAARVEADRCIADGRRLAGAIDRMLPAVDMIGLDRQSPLAEIDTLAQAIQFLSRAEPGRRSLLDRFALIEEREFLSVRQRWLDAVDAETDWRTAFVAYGEEPWPTIAEIEACEATLNRSGFARRFGLRGSSEKTARALLARLAGPDGIVPDAEELAQFIIYLRYLAAFENDPQLAALFGPAWAGLGTPMEECAIIRRDFRAALAERPGSARIATLVVGAGPGVISRLADMAAAAQAFRSLPESLLKRYGTGGLGTILSAIEAERDSFSALIDLDPDRELSGIPVPIRDIADTHTRLERRASIVEAIGPSQLAQDWDHLFPDGTGMAEVARASEWVKTVGHLRSVRSSTGRLDLECLSGPEAPAMRRRLADLAARLEPPLGRFGHLKATIEAEFGQLGLNLSEPTAVLTRVDTLLGRKAELNSYLALGRLRRELAEAGAGEFLETCDRARVAPERLPILFETLVAQRRADNARRGSPALWQVTGVALEARRRTFADRDRRRLQSDREAIVARLLQATPPVGSISGMRTGWTEMALLRNEFGKQRRHLPVRTLLRRAGLAAQTLMPCILASPLSLARYLEPDRLSFDLLVIDEASQMPVENALGALARARQLVVFGDTRQLPPMEPATSEAHGFEDEADDRFDDDAVSVLDACRHGIGQVRRLKWHYRSRAESLFAFPNREFYQDSLTTVPEPRTDAFAVDLIRVDGACHYRRNVAEAARIAEEAIGFMRRFAASGSETMPTLGIVAATAEQRDLILAELRRLEAGDGAVEVYRMKAANLGEPVFVKTIDSVQGDERDVVLISLTFGRDRSGAGLGPRLGPFEGRLGAHRLNVLVTRARRRIGLFASFGAEDVAATDTSGPGLVALKRFLDHVETRGRAIAAAAALAPDGDFEREIGRRLTDRGYQVATRIGLSHRRVELAIRHPDRPDRFLCGLQGDGTDYAQVKSARDRDRIGDEVLRLRGWDLIRLWSTDWLEDAEEETERLVRRLEQMRSMASPADIEIAFGRRLADLDREAAPAAPFDEATIRLVAMSGDPGPSGLFGFNEGGRGGGPDMRSDRDLARALVDFREHVIARRMPRFDRERSILRDTMIEFLIDSRLDDPNDWDRSVPGYLRAGTNPAERRMFLPEICGILDRRVRGQGLRLAASRGLPVVPRDEPALSANEDRSGA from the coding sequence ATGCCGCCTACAGACGACCAGCAGCGCTCGACCCGGCTCTATTTCGGTTTGCGGGAGCGCCTGCTCGACCTCTCCAGCCGGAACCGGATGTTGAACTATCCGGTTGGGTCCCGCTCGCGCCGGCAGGTCGTGATCGTCGACGAAATCATGGAGGACGTCCACCGTCTGCTCGTCTCCGACGGCGTGACGCTCGATCTCGAACCGCTGCCGCGTCCGCAGGATGCGCCGGACGACGAGGAAACGGCGGACTTCAGGACCGCGCTCGACCATGCCCGCGTCGGCGATGCCGTGCATATCGCCGAATCCCTGGCGATCGAGGCTGCCGGCCGCGACGACGATGCCGCGCTTGCCATGCTCGACCGGGCCTTGCGCGACCGGGTCCGGGTCGAACTCGGCCTGCCCCAGCGTGACCGTCGCGTCGAGACGGACCGCCTGGCCCAGGCGCGGCGGCTCGGCATCGAGCCCAATCCGGATCTGCCGGCCGCCGGCTACAAGCCGAGCCACACCGACCGCAATCTCCAGACCCTCAAATATCCCGACGAGCTCGACGCCACGCTCGACCGGATCTGCGCCGATGCCAGCCTGGCCGAACAGGAAACCGGGCAATCCGATCTCTACCTGGCCTTCGGCTTCCTGCAGCGCTTCGAAAGCGACAGTTCGGAACGCAAGCTGCTCGCGCCTCTGGTCCTGCTGCCGGTCCGGATCGAGGCCCGGACCACCGACAGCGGCCGCACATGGTCTGTCCTGGCGATCGGCGCGGCCGAGATCAACGCCAGCCTCGCCCGACTGATGGAGCGCGATTTCGGCCTGTCCCTTCCGGAATTCGAAACCGACGAGGACGGCACCGGCTCGATCGAAGCCTATCTGGAACAGGTCCGCATCGCGATCGAACTGATGCGACGCTGGCAGGTCCGGCGGACCATGGTGCTCGGGCATTTCCCGGTCGGCCGGCTGGCCATGTATGCCGATCTCGATCCGACCGCCTGGAGCCATCCGCCGGCCGGACGGCGACTGGTCGACACCGTGCTCGCCGGCACCGACGAAGGCCGCTGGGATGCGGAAGCATCGGTCCTGTCCGACCATCCGATCGACGATCCGGACGCGGAGACGGTCGTCCCGTATCTGATCCACGACGCGGATGCCAGCCAGCACAATGTCCTGGTCGACGCGACGCGCGGCCGCGACCTGGTCGTCCAGGGGGGCCCGGGAACCGGCAAGTCCCAGACGATCGCCAACATCGTGGCCAATGCGCTCGGCAGCGGCAAGACGGTGCTGGTTCTGGCCGAGAAGCAGGGCGCCCTGGAGACGGTCCGCCGTCAGCTCGATGCGGCCGGCCTCGGCGACTTCTGCCTTTCGCTGCATTCGGAACGCGCGAGCCCGCAGCGCGTCGTCGATGCCTTGCGCCGCCGCGCCGAATTGGGCTGGGGCCGCGCGCCGCGGGCACAGCCGATCCTGCGCGACGCGACGATGGACGAAAGCCGCCGCGAGCTCGACCGCTATGTCGAAGCCCTGCATCAGGAGGGCGACGACGGCCGCACGCCCTACGAATTGATCTGGAACGCGATCGCCGGCCAGAACCGGCATGCCGACGTGATCCAGGCGCTGCGCCGCGTTTCGCTGCCCAAGTCCCTCCTCGACAGCGGCATGCGCATCCTGGAGGCCGTCGGCAAGCTCGAGGTCTACGCGGCCGCCGCCGAGTCCTTTGCGCGCGACTACGGCCATCCGGCCCTGTCGCCCTGGTCGCAGACCGTGCTGGCCGACATTTCCGCCGCCGATATCGGCCGGCTCAAGGACCTGCTCGGCGAGATGCTGGCGGCGACCGGTGCACTCTGCGACATCGCCGAGGAGGCCGCCGCCTTCGGGGCGCGCTCGATCGCGGATCTGCAGTCGATCGTGACGGCCGACCGCATGCTCGGCGTGCCGCCCGATACGCTGAGCCAGCCCGAGCGCTTCGTCGACCTCGATCACGACGACGTTTTCCGGATTGCCGGTCTGCGCGAGAAGCTGAAGCAGGTCGATGCGGAACTCGCCGCACGGCCGAAGGTCGCCGGCATTCCCCTCGAGGTGCTGGCGCGCGCCAGCGCCATGGTCACGGCGGGGCTCGACGGTCGCCTGCTCGATCTCAACCCGGATGCGGCACGGGTCGAGGCCGACCGCTGCATCGCCGACGGCCGCCGCCTTGCCGGCGCCATCGACCGCATGCTGCCGGCCGTCGACATGATCGGGCTGGACCGCCAGTCGCCGCTGGCCGAGATCGATACGCTCGCCCAGGCGATCCAGTTCCTGTCCCGTGCCGAGCCGGGGCGCCGCAGCCTGCTCGACCGCTTCGCCCTGATCGAGGAGCGGGAATTCCTGTCCGTGCGGCAGCGCTGGCTGGATGCGGTCGATGCCGAGACAGACTGGCGGACCGCTTTCGTCGCCTATGGCGAAGAGCCCTGGCCGACCATCGCCGAGATCGAAGCCTGCGAGGCGACCCTGAACCGAAGCGGCTTCGCGCGCCGGTTCGGCCTGCGCGGCAGCTCCGAAAAGACGGCGCGCGCCCTGCTCGCCCGCCTGGCCGGGCCGGACGGCATCGTTCCCGATGCCGAGGAACTGGCCCAGTTCATCATCTATCTCCGCTATCTCGCCGCCTTCGAGAACGATCCGCAACTCGCCGCCCTGTTCGGCCCGGCCTGGGCCGGGCTCGGCACGCCGATGGAAGAGTGCGCCATCATCCGTCGCGACTTTCGCGCCGCACTCGCCGAACGCCCCGGCAGCGCGCGCATCGCAACGCTGGTCGTGGGCGCCGGCCCCGGCGTGATCTCGCGCCTCGCCGACATGGCCGCCGCCGCGCAGGCGTTCCGGAGCCTGCCCGAATCCCTGCTGAAGCGCTATGGCACGGGCGGTCTCGGCACCATCCTGTCGGCCATCGAGGCGGAGCGCGATAGTTTCTCGGCTCTGATCGACCTCGATCCGGACCGCGAACTGAGCGGCATCCCGGTTCCGATCCGCGACATTGCCGACACACACACGCGGCTGGAACGACGGGCAAGCATCGTCGAGGCGATCGGTCCCTCGCAGCTGGCGCAGGACTGGGACCATCTGTTCCCGGACGGCACGGGCATGGCCGAGGTCGCCCGCGCCAGCGAATGGGTCAAGACGGTCGGCCACCTGCGCTCGGTGCGCTCCTCGACCGGTCGGCTCGATCTCGAATGTCTGTCCGGTCCCGAGGCCCCCGCCATGCGGCGCCGGCTTGCGGATCTGGCAGCCCGCCTGGAGCCGCCGCTCGGACGGTTCGGACACCTGAAGGCGACCATCGAGGCGGAATTCGGCCAGCTTGGCCTCAATCTGTCCGAACCCACCGCCGTGCTCACCCGCGTCGACACGCTGCTTGGACGCAAGGCGGAGCTGAACAGCTATCTGGCGCTCGGCCGCCTGCGCCGCGAACTGGCCGAGGCCGGTGCCGGCGAGTTTCTGGAGACCTGCGATCGCGCCCGGGTCGCACCCGAGCGGCTGCCGATCCTGTTCGAGACCCTCGTGGCGCAGCGCCGTGCCGACAATGCCCGGCGCGGATCGCCGGCGCTGTGGCAGGTCACCGGCGTCGCACTGGAGGCGCGGCGGCGCACCTTCGCGGACCGCGACCGGCGTCGGCTGCAGTCGGACCGCGAGGCGATCGTCGCTCGCCTGCTGCAGGCGACCCCGCCGGTCGGCTCGATCAGCGGCATGCGGACGGGCTGGACCGAAATGGCCCTGCTGCGCAACGAGTTCGGCAAGCAGCGCCGCCATCTGCCGGTGCGCACGCTGCTGCGCCGGGCCGGACTGGCCGCGCAGACCCTGATGCCGTGCATCCTGGCCTCGCCGCTCTCGCTCGCCCGCTATCTGGAACCCGACCGGCTCAGCTTCGATCTTCTGGTGATCGACGAGGCCTCGCAGATGCCGGTGGAGAACGCCCTCGGCGCGTTGGCCCGGGCACGCCAGCTCGTCGTCTTCGGCGACACCCGCCAGCTGCCGCCGATGGAGCCGGCGACATCCGAAGCGCATGGATTCGAGGACGAGGCCGACGACCGCTTCGACGACGACGCGGTTTCGGTGCTGGATGCCTGCCGGCATGGCATCGGGCAGGTCCGCCGGCTGAAGTGGCACTACCGCAGCCGGGCGGAAAGCCTGTTCGCCTTTCCGAACCGGGAATTCTACCAGGACAGCCTGACCACCGTTCCCGAGCCGCGCACCGACGCCTTCGCGGTCGACCTGATCCGCGTCGACGGCGCCTGCCACTACCGCCGCAACGTGGCCGAGGCGGCCCGCATCGCCGAGGAGGCGATCGGCTTCATGCGCCGCTTCGCCGCCAGCGGTTCCGAGACCATGCCGACGCTCGGCATCGTCGCCGCGACCGCCGAGCAGCGCGACCTGATTCTGGCCGAGTTGCGTCGCCTGGAAGCCGGCGACGGCGCCGTCGAGGTCTATCGAATGAAGGCCGCCAATCTCGGCGAGCCGGTCTTCGTAAAGACGATCGACAGCGTCCAGGGCGACGAGCGCGACGTCGTTCTGATCTCGCTGACCTTCGGGCGCGACCGCAGCGGGGCCGGCCTTGGCCCGCGGCTCGGTCCTTTCGAGGGGCGGCTCGGCGCCCATCGCCTGAACGTGCTGGTGACCCGCGCCCGGCGCCGGATCGGGCTGTTCGCCTCCTTCGGCGCCGAGGATGTCGCAGCCACGGACACGAGCGGACCGGGGCTTGTCGCCCTGAAGCGCTTCCTCGACCATGTCGAGACCCGCGGCCGGGCCATCGCGGCTGCGGCCGCGCTGGCGCCGGACGGGGACTTCGAACGCGAGATCGGCCGGCGTTTGACCGACCGCGGCTATCAGGTCGCCACCCGGATCGGCCTGTCGCACCGGCGGGTCGAACTGGCCATCCGGCATCCGGACCGGCCGGATCGCTTCCTGTGCGGGCTCCAGGGCGATGGCACCGACTATGCGCAGGTGAAGAGCGCACGCGACCGCGACCGGATCGGCGACGAGGTGCTGCGCCTGCGCGGCTGGGACCTGATCCGGCTGTGGTCGACCGACTGGCTGGAGGACGCCGAAGAGGAGACGGAACGCCTCGTCCGGCGGCTGGAACAGATGCGCAGTATGGCGTCACCCGCCGATATCGAGATCGCCTTCGGCCGTCGCCTGGCCGATCTCGACCGCGAGGCGGCGCCGGCAGCGCCCTTCGACGAGGCGACCATCCGGCTCGTCGCGATGAGCGGCGATCCCGGGCCGAGCGGCTTGTTCGGCTTCAACGAGGGCGGACGCGGCGGCGGCCCCGACATGCGCAGCGATCGCGACCTCGCCCGCGCGCTGGTCGATTTCCGCGAGCATGTGATCGCCCGCCGGATGCCGCGTTTCGACCGCGAGCGCTCGATCCTGCGCGACACGATGATCGAGTTCCTGATCGACAGCCGCCTCGACGACCCGAATGACTGGGATCGCTCGGTACCCGGCTACCTGCGTGCCGGTACCAATCCGGCCGAGCGGCGGATGTTCCTGCCGGAAATCTGCGGCATCCTGGACCGCCGCGTGCGCGGCCAGGGCCTGCGTCTGGCCGCCTCGCGCGGTCTGCCGGTGGTCCCGCGCGACGAACCGGCGCTCTCCGCCAACGAGGACCGTTCGGGCGCCTGA
- a CDS encoding CHAD domain-containing protein codes for MPMPFRLDPHESFATGLKRIMMGEIALARAAVAVPRAEQAAGVHRARRALKRARSVLLVFRPLIGEDYRRRRDVLRDAADHLSAARDADAMVASAQKLDDRRPQDGAGVLIGRLSRTAEIAHAQRPDTSRVAALLRIAEADAASLPLAPAAGRLFVEALGETYRRGRADWRKAEEEGGEDVLHDWRKQVKHRWHLSLLVVGRTAVTSRSIVGDLDELGELLGDEHDLALLIRRLGKEADVSGSKKVARHLAEEAERRRRKLARRACELGAELYGDKTKHFLQKLDGLLTDA; via the coding sequence ATGCCCATGCCGTTCCGTCTCGATCCGCATGAATCTTTCGCGACCGGCCTGAAGCGGATCATGATGGGCGAGATCGCGCTCGCCCGCGCGGCGGTCGCGGTCCCGCGCGCCGAACAGGCGGCGGGGGTCCATCGTGCGCGGCGCGCCCTGAAGCGCGCCCGCAGCGTGCTTCTGGTCTTCCGCCCGCTGATCGGAGAGGACTACCGGCGCCGCCGCGACGTGCTGCGCGATGCGGCGGATCACCTGTCCGCCGCCCGCGATGCCGACGCGATGGTCGCCTCGGCGCAGAAGCTGGATGACCGCCGTCCGCAGGACGGCGCCGGCGTCCTGATCGGGCGCCTGAGCCGGACGGCGGAAATTGCCCATGCCCAGCGTCCCGACACCAGCCGCGTTGCGGCTCTGCTGCGCATCGCGGAGGCCGATGCCGCCTCCCTGCCGCTTGCGCCCGCGGCCGGACGGCTGTTCGTCGAGGCGCTCGGCGAGACCTATCGCCGGGGGCGGGCCGACTGGCGCAAGGCCGAGGAGGAGGGCGGCGAGGACGTGCTGCACGACTGGCGCAAGCAGGTGAAGCACCGCTGGCACCTGTCCCTGCTGGTCGTCGGGCGTACCGCCGTCACGTCGCGGTCGATCGTCGGCGATCTCGACGAACTCGGCGAACTGCTCGGCGACGAGCACGATCTCGCCCTTTTGATCCGTCGGCTGGGTAAGGAGGCGGACGTGTCGGGCTCCAAGAAGGTCGCCCGCCACCTGGCCGAAGAGGCCGAACGCCGCCGCCGCAAGCTCGCCCGGCGCGCCTGCGAACTCGGCGCCGAACTCTATGGCGACAAGACCAAGCATTTCCTGCAGAAACTGGACGGCCTCCTGACCGACGCCTGA
- a CDS encoding alpha/beta hydrolase — protein MSALPVDPGMLRFYEALSSQSPPESTDWPLPEQRRGWEAVCRSFRAPHPAGLSVETIAVPGPGGPIAVRLYRPEGAAPKAGVLYGHGGGWVLGSLETHDDMCAELAAGAGVVVAAVDYRLAPEHRHPAQLDDMLAVLAYLRAEGARHGIDPARIIGAGDSAGGQLTAGATLHLRATGAPQLLAQVLIYPVLGADTETTSYRANAEAPCLTRAEMIYFLEAFLGPRGAPGWTDARAVPLLATDLSGLPPAFVIVAEHDPLCDDGVAFHERLLAAGVPSTLRREPALAHSFMRARHHSAPAMDAFRAIAAAVAAFARDPTAPV, from the coding sequence ATGTCCGCCCTCCCCGTCGACCCCGGAATGCTCCGCTTCTACGAGGCGCTGTCCAGCCAATCCCCGCCGGAGAGCACGGACTGGCCGTTGCCGGAGCAGAGGCGCGGCTGGGAGGCGGTCTGCCGGTCGTTCCGTGCGCCGCACCCGGCCGGGCTGTCGGTGGAGACCATCGCGGTGCCGGGACCCGGCGGCCCGATCGCCGTGCGCCTCTATCGCCCGGAGGGGGCGGCGCCAAAGGCGGGCGTGCTCTACGGGCATGGCGGCGGCTGGGTCCTGGGCAGCCTGGAGACCCATGACGACATGTGCGCCGAACTCGCCGCCGGCGCGGGCGTCGTGGTGGCGGCGGTCGACTATCGGCTGGCACCGGAGCACCGCCATCCGGCCCAACTCGACGACATGCTCGCGGTTCTCGCCTACCTGCGAGCCGAGGGCGCCCGACACGGCATCGATCCCGCCCGCATCATCGGCGCCGGCGACAGCGCCGGCGGCCAGCTCACGGCCGGCGCCACCCTGCACCTCAGGGCGACCGGCGCGCCGCAGCTGCTCGCGCAAGTCCTGATCTATCCGGTGCTCGGCGCCGACACCGAGACCACGTCCTACCGTGCCAATGCCGAGGCGCCCTGCCTGACCCGCGCGGAGATGATCTACTTCCTCGAAGCCTTCCTGGGGCCGAGGGGCGCCCCCGGCTGGACGGATGCGCGCGCAGTGCCGCTGCTGGCGACCGATCTTTCCGGGCTGCCGCCTGCCTTCGTGATCGTGGCGGAGCACGACCCGCTGTGCGACGACGGCGTCGCCTTCCACGAACGTCTGCTGGCCGCCGGAGTTCCGTCCACGCTGCGGCGCGAGCCCGCGCTCGCCCACAGCTTCATGCGCGCGCGCCACCACTCGGCGCCGGCGATGGACGCCTTCCGCGCGATCGCCGCGGCCGTGGCCGCGTTCGCCCGGGACCCGACCGCTCCGGTTTGA
- a CDS encoding NADP-dependent malic enzyme, with translation MSEIDTPSNPEPVRLSELEEAALFFHKNPRPGKLEIQATKPLGNQRDLALAYSPGVAAPCLAIAANPATAYDYTGRGNLVAVISNGTAVLGLGNIGPLAAKPVMEGKAVLFKKFAGIDVFDIEIDAMEVDLIVDTVAALEPTFGGINLEDIKAPECFEVERRLRERMNIPVFHDDQHGTAIIVGAAILNGLELAGKSIAHAKIVTSGAGAAALACLNILVSLGARRENIWVTDIEGVVYEGRTTLMDPLKATYAQKTDKRRLADVIDGADVFLGLSAGGVLKADMVARMAPQPLVMALANPAPEIMPEEARAVRPDAMICTGRSDFPNQVNNVLCFPYIFRGALDVGATTIDENMKLAAVRAIAALAREEPSDVAARAYGGVTHTFGPNYLIPSPFDQRLILRIAPAVARAAMEAGVATRPITDFDAYMDRLNRFVFRSGLVMKPVTAAAKQSKVKSRIIYSDGEDERVLRAAQVMLEEQVGVPILIGRPQVIENRLERYGLRIRQGADFSVIDPNSDPRFKDYVDLYFSKVGRKGVSPEAAKTIVRTNATVIGALAVERGDADALICGIDGRFERHRRNVLDVIGVESIDTDFSTVSLLINSRGAWFLTDTYCTDTPSPVEIAEATILAANHIRRFGLVPKAALLSASNFGTRDIASAKRMREALAIIRERAPDLEVDGEMHGDSALSPDIRERVMPTSFLSGEANLLVFPNLDSANIALNLIKSMTEALHVGPILLGAAKPAHILTPSVTSRGVVNMSTLAAVEALARKR, from the coding sequence ATGTCCGAGATCGATACGCCTTCAAATCCGGAACCGGTCCGGCTGAGCGAACTCGAGGAGGCCGCGCTCTTCTTCCACAAGAACCCCCGCCCCGGCAAACTGGAGATCCAGGCGACCAAGCCGCTCGGCAATCAGCGCGACCTCGCGCTCGCCTATTCGCCCGGTGTCGCGGCACCCTGTCTCGCCATCGCCGCCAACCCGGCCACGGCCTACGACTATACCGGCCGCGGCAACCTGGTCGCGGTCATCTCCAACGGCACCGCCGTGCTCGGCCTCGGCAATATCGGCCCGCTCGCCGCCAAGCCGGTGATGGAGGGCAAGGCGGTCCTGTTCAAGAAATTCGCCGGCATCGACGTGTTCGACATCGAGATCGACGCCATGGAGGTCGATCTGATCGTCGACACCGTGGCGGCCCTGGAGCCGACCTTCGGCGGCATCAATCTCGAAGACATCAAGGCGCCGGAATGCTTCGAGGTCGAGCGCCGGCTGCGCGAGCGGATGAACATACCGGTCTTCCACGACGACCAGCACGGCACCGCGATCATCGTCGGCGCCGCGATCCTCAACGGCCTGGAACTGGCCGGCAAGAGCATCGCGCATGCCAAGATCGTCACGTCGGGCGCCGGCGCGGCCGCGCTCGCCTGCCTCAACATCCTCGTTTCCCTCGGCGCGCGGCGCGAGAACATCTGGGTCACCGACATCGAGGGCGTGGTCTACGAGGGCCGCACCACCCTGATGGACCCGCTCAAGGCGACCTATGCCCAGAAGACCGACAAGCGCCGGCTCGCCGATGTGATCGACGGTGCCGACGTGTTCCTCGGCCTGTCCGCCGGCGGGGTGCTGAAGGCCGACATGGTCGCCCGCATGGCGCCGCAGCCCTTGGTCATGGCGCTCGCCAATCCGGCGCCGGAGATCATGCCCGAGGAGGCCCGGGCGGTCCGCCCCGACGCCATGATCTGCACCGGTCGGTCGGATTTCCCCAACCAGGTCAACAACGTCCTCTGCTTCCCCTACATCTTCCGCGGCGCGCTCGATGTCGGCGCGACCACCATCGACGAGAATATGAAGCTCGCCGCCGTGCGCGCCATCGCGGCGCTGGCGCGCGAGGAGCCTTCGGACGTTGCGGCACGCGCCTATGGCGGCGTCACCCACACGTTCGGGCCGAACTATCTGATCCCATCGCCGTTCGACCAGCGGCTGATCCTCCGGATCGCGCCGGCGGTCGCCCGCGCCGCCATGGAGGCGGGCGTCGCGACCCGGCCGATCACCGATTTCGACGCCTATATGGACCGGCTGAACCGCTTCGTGTTCCGGTCGGGCCTGGTGATGAAGCCGGTCACGGCGGCCGCCAAGCAATCCAAGGTGAAGTCCCGGATCATCTATTCCGACGGCGAGGACGAGCGGGTCCTGCGCGCCGCGCAGGTCATGCTCGAGGAGCAGGTCGGCGTGCCGATCCTGATCGGCCGGCCGCAGGTGATCGAGAACCGATTGGAGCGCTACGGCCTGCGCATCCGGCAGGGCGCCGACTTCTCGGTGATCGACCCGAATTCCGATCCCCGCTTCAAGGACTATGTCGACCTCTACTTCTCCAAGGTCGGCCGCAAGGGCGTCAGTCCCGAGGCGGCCAAGACCATCGTGCGCACCAACGCCACCGTGATCGGCGCGCTGGCGGTCGAACGCGGCGACGCCGACGCGCTGATCTGCGGCATCGACGGCCGCTTCGAACGGCATCGCCGCAACGTCCTCGACGTGATCGGCGTGGAATCGATCGACACCGACTTCTCGACCGTGAGCCTGCTGATCAACAGCCGCGGCGCCTGGTTCCTGACCGACACCTACTGCACCGACACGCCTTCGCCCGTCGAGATCGCCGAGGCGACCATCCTGGCGGCAAACCATATCCGCCGCTTCGGCCTGGTGCCGAAGGCCGCGCTGCTCTCGGCGTCGAATTTCGGCACCCGCGACATCGCCTCCGCCAAGCGCATGCGCGAGGCTCTGGCGATCATCCGCGAGCGAGCGCCCGACCTCGAGGTCGACGGCGAGATGCACGGCGATTCGGCGCTATCGCCGGATATCCGCGAGCGCGTCATGCCGACATCCTTCCTGTCCGGCGAGGCCAATCTGCTGGTCTTCCCGAACCTGGACTCAGCCAACATCGCCCTGAACCTGATCAAGTCGATGACCGAGGCCCTGCATGTCGGCCCGATCCTGCTCGGCGCGGCGAAGCCGGCCCATATCCTGACGCCCTCGGTCACGTCGCGCGGCGTCGTCAACATGTCGACGCTGGCCGCCGTCGAGGCGCTGGCCCGCAAGCGCTGA
- a CDS encoding TIGR00645 family protein: MIERNLERGLFASRWIMAPFYVGLVFALVGLLIKFMQELFHFAVELTRAGEADVVLGILSLIDLSLAGNLLLIVIFSGYENFVSKIDVGDHEDAPDWKGKVDFGALKLKLIASMVAISGIHMLKVFMGLAKYSDRDIMWMTIIHVVFVVTGVLLALMDRLSHAPDGIRPEH; this comes from the coding sequence ATGATCGAACGGAATCTGGAACGCGGACTTTTCGCCAGCCGCTGGATCATGGCCCCCTTCTATGTCGGCCTGGTCTTCGCGCTGGTCGGGCTTCTGATCAAGTTCATGCAGGAGCTTTTTCATTTCGCGGTCGAACTCACCCGAGCCGGGGAGGCCGACGTGGTGCTCGGCATCCTGTCGCTGATCGACCTGTCGCTCGCCGGCAACCTGCTGCTGATCGTAATCTTCTCCGGATACGAGAATTTCGTCTCCAAGATCGATGTCGGCGATCACGAGGATGCGCCGGACTGGAAGGGCAAGGTCGACTTCGGCGCGCTGAAGCTGAAGCTGATCGCCTCGATGGTGGCCATCTCGGGCATTCACATGCTGAAGGTCTTCATGGGACTGGCGAAATACTCCGACCGCGACATCATGTGGATGACCATCATCCATGTCGTCTTCGTGGTCACCGGCGTCCTGCTGGCGCTGATGGACCGCCTGTCGCATGCCCCGGACGGCATCCGTCCGGAACACTGA